From a single Zygotorulaspora mrakii chromosome 2, complete sequence genomic region:
- the PHB1 gene encoding prohibitin subunit PHB1 (similar to Saccharomyces cerevisiae PHB1 (YGR132C); ancestral locus Anc_3.494), translating into MSRLVETVAKIALPVGIAVSALQYSMYDVKGGSRAVIFDRLSGVQKQVVGEGTHFLMPWLQKAIVYDIRTKPKSIATNTGTKDLQMVSLTLRVLHRPDVLRLPNIYQNLGLDYDERVLPSIGNEVLKAIVARFDAAELITQRELVSQRIRDELSHRSSEFGIQLEDVSITHMTFGPEFTKAVEQKQIAQQDAERAKFLVEKAEQVRNASVIRAEGEAESAECISRALAKAGDGLLLIRRLEASKDIAQTLANSPNVTYLPSSSASGSDGTPNSLLLNVGR; encoded by the coding sequence ATGTCGAGACTAGTTGAAACCGTGGCAAAGATTGCATTACCAGTAGGTATTGCTGTAAGTGCACTTCAATATTCCATGTACGATGTCAAAGGTGGCAGTCGTGCTGTGATCTTTGATAGACTCAGCGGTGTTCAAAAGCAGGTAGTTGGCGAAGGTACACATTTCTTGATGCCTTGGTTGCAGAAAGCTATTGTGTACGATATAAGAACCAAACCAAAAAGCATCGCTACAAATACAGGTACCAAAGACTTACAAATGGTATCCCTAACGCTGAGAGTTCTACACAGGCCTGATGTCCTGAGATTGCCTAACATCTATCAAAACTTGGGCTTAGATTACGATGAAAGAGTTCTGCCATCCATTGGAAATGAGGTATTAAAGGCCATAGTGGCAAGGTTCGATGCCGCGGAATTGATTACTCAAAGAGAATTAGTTAGTCAAAGAATCAGGGATGAACTATCCCATCGTTCGAGTGAGTTTGGCATTCAACTTGAAGACGTCTCGATTACTCACATGACTTTTGGGCCCGAGTTCACCAAGGCTGTTGAGCAGAAACAGATTGCCCAACAAGATGCGGAAAGAGCAAAATTCCTCGTTGAAAAGGCTGAACAAGTTAGAAACGCAAGCGTTATTAGAGCAGAGGGAGAAGCTGAGTCTGCTGAGTGCATTTCAAGAGCCCTGGCAAAAGCTGGTGACGGCTTGTTGCTAATCAGAAGGCTAGAAGCATCAAAAGATATTGCACAGACACTAGCAAATTCACCCAATGTGACTTATTTGCCAAGCTCTTCGGCAAGTGGCAGCGACGGTACTCCAAATTCCCTGTTGCTCAACGTTGGTCGATAA
- a CDS encoding RidA family protein — translation MVEKITWAQVGSSTVSGLLSPAFVTGSGSQLVFTSGCVGTDEKTGKLPSSIEDQARNAFLNLKTVLEKSGSSTDSILKVLLFLSDKSYAVKVNEIYKEFFPNQPARSCILVSFPNESLKVELECVAQVESKRKRWFKL, via the coding sequence ATGGTTGAAAAGATTACATGGGCACAAGTTGGTTCATCAACTGTTAGTGGACTTCTTTCGCCTGCATTTGTTACTGGTTCGGGTTCACAATTGGTGTTCACATCAGGTTGTGTTGGCACGGATGAAAAAACGGGGAAGCTACCTTCCAGTATCGAGGATCAGGCCAGAAATGCCTTTCTAAATCTGAAAACAGTACTCGAGAAAAGTGGCTCCTCAACTGATTCTATTTTAAAAGTTCTGTTATTCCTAAGCGATAAGTCGTATGCAGTAAAAGTCAATGAGATTTATAAGGAGTTTTTTCCAAATCAGCCAGCAAGAAGTTGCATTCTTGTTTCATTCCCTAATGAATCATTAAAGGTTGAACTGGAATGCGTTGCACAAGTCGAGtccaaaagaaagagatgGTTCAAATTGTAA
- the PEX4 gene encoding E2 ubiquitin-protein ligase peroxin 4 (similar to Saccharomyces cerevisiae PEX4 (YGR133W); ancestral locus Anc_3.495): MSRIVKEYKKIKKVLEGHGEAFENLIVQLAPVNEYDLLSWKATIRGPSDTPYNGFSIGLTIKIPSDYPISPPMVKFEPYKMPHCNVNFQTGEICLDILTRQHWSPAWDLLHVLKAIEQLLQEPVPESPLNVDIANILKEGDRTAYTGLVRYYFCGGT, translated from the coding sequence ATGTCACGAATAGTCAAAGAGTAcaagaagatcaaaaaagtGCTTGAGGGCCATGGCGAggcatttgaaaatttgatcgTGCAGTTGGCACCTGTTAATGAATACGATTTGTTGTCTTGGAAGGCTACCATAAGAGGACCTTCAGATACACCTTACAATGGGTTTTCCATCGGATTGACCATTAAAATTCCATCAGACTACCCCATTTCGCCGCCGATGGTTAAATTTGAACCCTACAAAATGCCCCACTGTAATGTTAACTTTCAAACGGGAGAGATTTgtcttgatattttgacaAGACAGCATTGGTCGCCGGCATGGGATCTGTTGCACGTCCTAAAGGCGATAGAGCAATTGCTGCAAGAGCCAGTCCCAGAATCGCCATTGAACGTTGATATCGCCAACATTCTGAAAGAAGGTGATAGAACTGCATATACTGGTCTTGTTAGATACTATTTTTGTGGAGGAACATGA
- the FHN1 gene encoding Fhn1p (similar to Saccharomyces cerevisiae YGR131W and NCE102 (YPR149W); ancestral locus Anc_3.493), with protein sequence MLALVDNILRAINFCFLVILLGLVGSLLATQSSHSSRVNFCMFAAAFAMVTDSFYGLLANFLEPLAWPIILFVLDFLNFAFTFTAGTVLAVATRTHSCTNTDYLDSNNITQGSTQRCRESQAVTAFFYFSFFIFLAKMILSGLSLLSNGPFSAAGGFSARRRKTAQVGVPTISQV encoded by the coding sequence ATGTTAGCTTTAGTCGATAATATTTTAAGAGCAATTAACTTCTGCTTCCTGGTCATTCTACTGGGTTTGGTTGGTTCGCTGTTGGCGACACAATCGTCGCATAGCTCGAGGGTCAACTTCTGTATGTTTGCCGCTGCGTTTGCCATGGTGACAGACTCGTTCTACGGTCTGCTGGCCAACTTTTTGGAGCCATTAGCTTGGCCTATCATTCTATTTGTGCTCGACTTTTTGAACTTCGCGTTCACTTTTACCGCGGGTACTGTTCTGGCAGTCGCCACGAGAACTCACTCGTGCACCAACACAGACTACTTGGACTCCAACAATATCACTCAAGGCTCTACCCAGAGATGTCGTGAGTCTCAAGCAGTCACCGCGTTCTTCTacttctctttcttcatcttcttggCCAAGATGATTTTGTCCGGTTTGTCATTATTGAGCAATGGGCCATTCAGTGCTGCTGGTGGTTTCTCagcaagaagaagaaaaacagCTCAAGTCGGTGTACCAACGATCTCTCAAGTCTAA
- the SUE1 gene encoding Sue1p (similar to Saccharomyces cerevisiae SUE1 (YPR151C); ancestral locus Anc_3.496), which yields MSFKLVMFGRRFFSCSASQTFKRKSSHNDVFRMLPRVPTTQFLESRELTRDILFSGYRPVMYPVTQNPLLAERNRNGETTLISEVIGERRKEEQQNNDHNYSVMAGPRGCGGIHSGGVNGTWRYSPKLPNKLLPYNIWTTTSMGMEYFPEWLNLPRQVVRKLKPFDRH from the coding sequence ATGTCGTTTAAGTTAGTAATGTTTGGCAGACGGTTCTTTAGCTGCAGTGCAAGTCAGACGTTCAAGAGGAAGTCTTCACATAACGATGTGTTCAGAATGTTACCTAGGGTACCCACGACGCAGTTCCTGGAGAGTAGGGAACTTACGCGTGATATACTGTTTAGTGGATATCGTCCTGTCATGTACCCTGTGACTCAGAATCCGTTGCTTGCAGAGAGGAATCGAAATGGTGAGACCACTCTGATTAGTGAAGTAATAGGGGAAAGACGAAAAGAAGAGCAGCAGAATAATGATCACAATTACTCGGTAATGGCTGGGCCTCGAGGTTGTGGTGGTATTCACTCGGGCGGCGTCAATGGGACGTGGAGATATTCTCCCAAATTGCCAAATAAGCTCTTGCCATATAACATTTGGACAACCACAAGCATGGGAATGGAGTATTTTCCTGAATGGTTGAATTTGCCACGCCAGGTGGTCAGGAAATTAAAGCCGTTCGATAGACATTGA